In Amphiura filiformis chromosome 1, Afil_fr2py, whole genome shotgun sequence, the following are encoded in one genomic region:
- the LOC140149108 gene encoding monocarboxylate transporter 13-like, whose product MDPPVSGVKARVSCGWKWAVLFSCFLTKSLNTGLRKSFGVLLLPLQDHFNQDVWLLGMMVSISVSVGDFTGPIVGGLSKRLGCRVVVMTGGIFLCFGLVFASLATNIIQLAVFLCVVVGLGFGFVNDVPFAVLGRYFEANFSLANGFAMTGTSFGLMLLGPLTAFLIDVYGWRGTLLFLGAIAFHITSLGAILIDPNKLSIRRDKKNVTDYEPIEVKKQEATLEKYCNFIIQSFDITLFKEPKFISIIVVTTIIRFIQMAWLIYLVPNVISKGVSNLSASFISTTAGVGAGIGQLLPGIITSVADKYPSSRTIWTIGMAIISVSLALDGLVDSYAGMLILGACQGIGLGITYATNNVVLFDEFGKDRLVNSMGYVRGFSGFGRVLGGILPGWIYQMTSSYHWSYVILGIIQALAIVILHIGRIFLHCSCCTCKES is encoded by the exons ATGGATCCTCCGGTATCTGGCGTCAAAGCGCGTGTTTCGTGTGGATGGAAATGGGCTGTGTTATTCAGTTGTTTCCTGACGAAGTCTCTGAACACAGGGTTACGTAAATCTTTTGGTGTGCTTTTGTTACCATTACAAGACCATTTCAATCAAGATGTATGGCTTCTTGGTATGATGGTTTCAATTTCTGTATCAGTCGGTGATTTTACAG GTCCTATTGTTGGCGGCCTTTCCAAGCGACTTGGATGTCGTGTAGTTGTAATGACTGGTGGAATATTCCTCTGTTTTGGATTGGTATTTGCTTCTTTGGCGACCAATATAATTCAGCTTGCTGTTTTTCTTTGTGTTGTTGTCG GTCTTGGATTCGGCTTCGTAAACGATGTCCCATTTGCTGTTCTGGGACGGTACTTTGAAGCTAACTTCAGTCTAGCCAATGGCTTTGCAATGACAG GTACTTCGTTCGGCTTGATGCTACTAGGACCATTAACTGCATTCCTAATTGATGTGTATGGGTGGCGCGGGACACTATTATTTCTTGGCGCTATTGCTTTTCACATAACTAGTTTGGGAGCTATATTAATAGATCCTAATAAATTGTCGATCAGGAGAGATAAGAAAAACGTCACAGACTATGAACCAATTGAAGTCAAAAAGCAGGAAGCAACTTTGGAAAAGTATTGCAATTTCATCATTCAAAGTTTTGATATTACGCTTTTTAAAGAACCGAAGTTTATAAGTATCATTGTTGTTACGACAATAATACGGTTTATTCAGATGGCATGGTTGATTTatcttgtgccaaatgttatcaGTAAAGGTGTGTCAAATTTGAGCGCGTCTTTCATCTCTACCACAGCTGGTGTTGGTGCTGGTATAGGACAACTTCTGCCAGGAATTATAACCAGTGTGGCGGATAAATATCCATCGAGCAGGACAATCTGGACAATAG GTATGGCCATAATATCGGTGAGTTTGGCCCTGGATGGTTTGGTGGATTCCTATGCTGGGATGTTGATCTTAGGAGCTTGTCAGGGAATAGGACTTGGAATAACGTACGCTACCAATAACGTGGTATTATTTGATGAGTTTGGTAAGGATCGGCTGGTGAACTCTATGGGATATGTACGCGGGTTTAGTGGATTTGGTCGTGTTCTTGGTGGCATTTTACCAG GTTGGATCTATCAGATGACAAGCAGTTACCATTGGTCCTATGTGATACTTGGTATCATACAAGCCTTAGCTATTGTTATTCTACACATCGGCAGAATATTCTTACACTGTTCATGCTGTACGTGTAAAGAATCTTAG
- the LOC140155347 gene encoding uncharacterized protein: MYEDISDAVATKAHEVAGSKRKGNTDKLSQETKDLLNRRRDMAAQENHNTPEYRELCKSARKKMKTDIRNFNTEHVRREIENNRSVKKAKRSLVIGKNQIIQMKEEDGTIINDRDRIIKRAEEFYQDLYDSKTPVPDVNLVPEHEEEDIIDVGADEVEAALKSMNNGNLQGQMISWQKC; encoded by the coding sequence atgtacGAAGACATTAGTGATGCAGTAGCTACAAAGGCACATGAGGTGGCTGGTTCCAAAAGAAAAGGGAATACAGACAAGCTTAGTCAAGAAACCAAAGATCTACTAAACAGAAGAAGGGACATGGCAGCACAAGAAAACCACAATACACCAGAATATAGAGAACTATGCAAATCAgcaagaaagaagatgaaaactGACATTCGCAATTTCAATACAGAGCACGTCAGAAGAGAAATAGAAAATAACAGGAGTGTAAAAAAGGCCAAACGAAGCTTAGTCATAGGGAAAAATCAAATCATTCAAATGAAGGAAGAAGATGGTACCATCATCAATGACAGAGATAGAATAATCAAAAGAGCAGAAGAATTTTACCAAGACTTATATGACAGCAAAACCCCAGTACCTGATGTAAATCTGGTCCCAGAACATGAAGAGGAAGATATCATTGATGTGGGAGCAGATGAGGTGGAAGCAGCTTTGAAGTCAATGAATAATGGAAATCTCCAGGGCCAGATGATATCGTGGCAGAAATGCTAA